One genomic window of Flexivirga oryzae includes the following:
- a CDS encoding acyl-CoA dehydrogenase produces MTDPIADELRDVLDGRWIDLRRRARTELPADVMLAPPGLTIEEHRARTTESLLKIAELGYGRVGFPAEFGGELDYAASCVLFEMQAYGDLSLLVKTGVQFGLFGGAVARLGTRRHHAAYLEDIMTAQLLGSFAMTEVGHGSNVQALETTATYDERTRELVVDTPTESAVKTYIGNAARDARMAVVFAQLVTGDGEHGVHAVLVPVRDESGEPLPGVTIGDNGPKGGLPGVDNGTFAFDHVRVPKDNLLGAFGDIDDAHRYVSDIDNPNRRFFTMLGTLVRGRVCVGGGSGAAAKKALAIALRYGTTRRQFSATEDQDEIVVLDYLAHQRKLLPRLAKSVALSFAQNAVTERLQELQGGPADAERDVEGQRELESRVAGLKAVTTWHALDTIQACREACGGAGYMAENQLTQLRADVDVFTTFEGDNTVLLQLAAKGLLTDYQAMWGDLDVPGMVGKIAGQVGGRIVERTTGRAGIQRLIDAATGRDDESATDSLPWAVSMFEQRADHVLETLGNRLRKATKDNAFELFNQAQDHVLLAARTHIDRCVLEDAVEAQQGIPDGASKDLLERVLILYALGSIEQDKAWFLEHGRLTTGRSRAVTAAVNALCQELRPQVTTLVDALGVPDELITAPIVR; encoded by the coding sequence ATGACAGACCCCATCGCGGACGAGCTCCGCGACGTCCTCGACGGCCGGTGGATCGACCTCCGCCGGCGGGCCCGCACCGAGCTGCCCGCCGACGTGATGCTCGCACCACCGGGCCTGACGATCGAGGAACACCGCGCCCGCACCACCGAGTCCCTGCTCAAGATCGCCGAATTGGGTTATGGCCGAGTGGGATTCCCCGCTGAGTTCGGCGGTGAACTCGACTACGCCGCCTCCTGCGTCCTCTTCGAGATGCAGGCGTACGGCGACCTGTCCCTACTGGTGAAGACCGGCGTGCAGTTCGGTCTCTTCGGCGGCGCCGTGGCCCGCCTCGGCACGCGACGCCACCACGCGGCATACCTCGAGGACATCATGACCGCGCAGCTGCTCGGCTCCTTCGCGATGACCGAGGTCGGCCACGGCAGCAACGTGCAGGCACTGGAAACCACTGCGACGTATGACGAACGGACCCGCGAACTGGTCGTCGACACACCGACCGAGAGCGCCGTCAAGACCTACATCGGCAATGCGGCGCGCGACGCGCGGATGGCGGTCGTCTTCGCCCAGCTGGTCACCGGTGACGGCGAGCACGGTGTGCACGCGGTGCTCGTTCCGGTGCGGGACGAGTCGGGAGAACCGTTGCCCGGCGTGACGATCGGTGACAACGGCCCCAAGGGCGGGCTGCCCGGCGTGGACAACGGCACCTTCGCGTTCGACCACGTGCGGGTGCCGAAGGACAACCTGCTGGGCGCCTTCGGGGACATCGACGACGCCCACCGCTACGTCTCGGACATCGACAACCCGAACCGTCGCTTCTTCACCATGCTCGGCACCCTGGTGCGCGGCCGGGTGTGTGTGGGCGGCGGCTCCGGGGCGGCGGCGAAGAAGGCGCTGGCGATCGCGTTGCGCTACGGCACCACGCGACGCCAGTTCTCCGCCACGGAGGACCAGGACGAGATCGTCGTGCTGGATTACCTTGCGCACCAACGCAAACTGCTCCCCCGGCTGGCGAAATCGGTCGCGCTCAGCTTCGCGCAGAACGCCGTCACCGAGCGTCTGCAGGAGCTGCAGGGCGGGCCGGCCGACGCCGAGCGCGACGTCGAGGGCCAGCGCGAGTTGGAGTCCCGGGTCGCGGGTCTGAAGGCGGTCACCACGTGGCACGCACTCGACACGATCCAGGCCTGCCGTGAGGCGTGCGGCGGGGCGGGCTACATGGCCGAGAACCAGCTGACCCAACTGCGCGCCGACGTCGACGTCTTCACGACGTTCGAGGGCGACAACACCGTGCTGCTGCAACTGGCTGCCAAGGGTCTGCTCACCGACTACCAGGCGATGTGGGGTGACCTCGACGTGCCCGGCATGGTGGGCAAGATCGCCGGGCAGGTCGGCGGGCGGATCGTCGAGCGCACGACCGGACGCGCCGGCATCCAGCGGCTGATCGACGCGGCGACCGGACGCGACGACGAGTCCGCGACGGACAGCCTGCCCTGGGCCGTGTCGATGTTCGAACAGCGCGCCGACCACGTGCTGGAGACGCTCGGCAACCGGCTACGGAAAGCCACCAAGGACAACGCGTTCGAACTCTTCAACCAGGCTCAGGACCACGTCCTCCTCGCCGCCCGTACGCACATCGACCGGTGCGTGCTGGAGGACGCGGTCGAGGCGCAGCAGGGCATACCGGACGGCGCAAGCAAGGATCTGCTCGAGCGCGTCCTCATCCTCTACGCCCTCGGCTCGATCGAGCAGGACAAGGCGTGGTTCCTCGAGCACGGCCGGCTCACCACCGGCCGCAGCCGCGCCGTCACGGCCGCGGTGAACGCCCTGTGCCAGGAGCTGCGGCCGCAGGTGACGACCCTCGTCGACGCACTCGGTGTGCCCGACGAGCTGATCACGGCGCCCATCGTGCGGTGA
- a CDS encoding cold-shock protein, producing MATGTVKWFNAEKGFGFIAPEDGSPDVFVHFSAISGSGYRSLDENQRVEFDSTQGQKGPQAENVRPL from the coding sequence ATGGCAACAGGCACCGTCAAGTGGTTCAACGCAGAAAAGGGCTTCGGCTTCATCGCACCGGAGGATGGCAGCCCGGACGTCTTCGTCCACTTCTCTGCGATCAGTGGCAGCGGCTACCGCTCGCTGGACGAGAACCAGCGCGTGGAGTTCGACTCGACGCAGGGTCAGAAGGGCCCGCAGGCCGAGAACGTTCGCCCGCTCTGA
- a CDS encoding FitA-like ribbon-helix-helix domain-containing protein translates to MATIQIREIPEDVYEVIRKRARASGRSIQSYMRDAVVDLANRPTTEEILARMEQVRAESDTPGATRESVLADLADERR, encoded by the coding sequence ATGGCCACGATCCAGATCCGCGAGATCCCCGAGGACGTCTACGAGGTGATCCGCAAGCGCGCACGTGCTTCAGGGCGCTCGATCCAGTCCTACATGCGCGATGCCGTCGTGGATCTGGCAAACCGGCCGACCACCGAGGAGATCCTGGCGCGGATGGAGCAGGTTCGCGCCGAGAGCGACACCCCTGGAGCCACCAGGGAGTCCGTCCTGGCCGACCTCGCCGACGAGCGCCGGTGA
- a CDS encoding class I SAM-dependent methyltransferase codes for MQTRYDAVAPWYADATRDWVPVCLPYLPDDLTGRRVLDLACGVGAVSRALAERGADVTAVDASAEMLRHAATGSVRYRHGDATTTDWWDGEPFDGVVSNMALMDIDDLCCGPGFASWR; via the coding sequence ATGCAGACTCGGTATGACGCGGTCGCCCCGTGGTACGCCGACGCCACCCGGGACTGGGTCCCGGTCTGTCTCCCGTACCTGCCCGACGACCTGACCGGCCGGCGTGTCCTGGACCTGGCGTGCGGCGTCGGCGCGGTGAGCCGGGCACTCGCCGAACGCGGCGCCGATGTCACCGCGGTCGACGCGTCAGCGGAGATGCTCCGGCATGCCGCCACGGGCAGCGTGCGTTACCGCCACGGGGACGCGACCACCACCGACTGGTGGGACGGCGAACCGTTCGACGGTGTGGTCTCGAACATGGCCCTGATGGACATCGACGACCTGTGCTGCGGGCCGGGCTTCGCCTCGTGGCGGTGA
- a CDS encoding MaoC/PaaZ C-terminal domain-containing protein gives MTDSIELEAPPSLPKVFARAVASSRGRNGKGPLPDLQVVRRGVAIDPSQLADYDHVCGFTLRDEVPSTYLHNLVFPLQVSLFADKRYPYPLVGSVHLDNTLTQHRPVLIGEQLDLSTHATNARPHKRGVQVDVVSRAHVGDELVWEGLATYLYRGQRIDGNLPERPQELRGPREVSERDTSGELRGVQDEAPDGPGMVWRLPGNLGRRFAAVSGDVNPIHMNSVTAKAMGFPTTIVHGMWSQARMLGAIENRLPAAYRAEMSFRKAVLIPGTVRLVARERPGAWQLALRENRRSTVLVRGEVSPIS, from the coding sequence ATGACGGACAGCATCGAACTCGAGGCACCGCCCAGCCTGCCGAAGGTCTTCGCCCGGGCCGTCGCCTCCTCCCGGGGACGCAACGGCAAGGGCCCGCTGCCGGACCTGCAGGTGGTGCGCAGGGGAGTCGCCATCGACCCGTCGCAGCTGGCCGACTACGACCACGTCTGCGGCTTCACGCTGCGGGACGAGGTGCCCTCGACCTACCTGCACAACCTCGTGTTCCCCTTGCAGGTCAGCCTCTTCGCCGACAAGCGTTACCCCTACCCGCTCGTGGGCAGCGTGCACCTGGACAACACGCTGACCCAGCACCGTCCGGTGCTGATCGGTGAGCAGCTGGACCTGTCGACGCACGCGACCAACGCCCGTCCGCACAAGCGCGGCGTGCAGGTCGACGTGGTGTCACGGGCGCACGTCGGGGATGAGCTGGTGTGGGAGGGGCTGGCGACATACCTCTATCGCGGCCAGCGGATCGACGGCAACCTGCCGGAGCGTCCGCAGGAGTTGCGGGGTCCCCGCGAAGTATCGGAGCGAGATACGAGCGGAGAACTTCGTGGGGTGCAGGACGAGGCGCCGGACGGCCCGGGCATGGTCTGGCGCCTGCCGGGGAATCTCGGCCGTCGCTTCGCCGCGGTGAGCGGCGACGTCAACCCGATCCACATGAATTCCGTCACAGCCAAGGCGATGGGCTTCCCGACCACGATCGTGCACGGGATGTGGAGCCAGGCACGGATGCTGGGCGCGATCGAGAACCGGCTGCCCGCGGCATACCGGGCCGAAATGTCCTTCCGGAAGGCGGTGCTGATCCCCGGGACGGTCCGGCTGGTCGCGCGCGAGCGGCCCGGTGCCTGGCAGCTGGCCCTGCGGGAGAACCGCAGGAGCACCGTCCTGGTCCGCGGGGAGGTCTCGCCGATTTCGTGA
- a CDS encoding MFS transporter, whose amino-acid sequence MTDTLVAPETPTEPPSTRTYPSIRAAWIPLAALCLAFFVEMVDNTLLSIALPTIGRDLGSGTTALQWVTSAYSLTFGGLLLTAGSVADRFGRRRVLLAGLGLFGLLSLGVILVRSTGELIALRAALGVAAAAMAPITNSLVFRLFDKQELRMRAMTVMIVVGMSGFILGPLLGGTALAHVAWQWLLLVNAPIALVACLGVWRGVAADRREDLTDDRLDLPGAALSITMIGLACYSLTSGVDHGWLSALTLGSIAGAVLAAVAWVWRERTGKAPMLDLSVLSNGTVRGAIIAQIGTAIAMAAVMFGLILHFQYAYGWSPVRAGLANLPMIVTMLLATPLPEWLGKRFGHRSACLVGAACLAGSLAGMAWGVEHGYVAIAISMVVMTVGLRTVMTICAVALVDAMPENRTSIGTALNDTAQEVGTSVGTAIVGTLIAALVTATLPAGVWSSDLVASFFHGERITYAILAAVVGCIAAVGALTLTDSHSVEEN is encoded by the coding sequence ATGACGGACACCCTCGTCGCCCCGGAAACACCCACCGAACCACCCAGCACCCGCACCTACCCCTCGATCCGCGCCGCGTGGATCCCGCTGGCCGCACTGTGCCTGGCCTTCTTCGTCGAGATGGTCGACAACACCCTGCTGTCGATCGCCCTGCCGACCATCGGCCGCGACCTCGGCAGCGGTACCACCGCGCTGCAGTGGGTCACCAGCGCCTACTCGCTGACCTTCGGCGGCCTGCTGCTGACCGCCGGCTCGGTCGCCGACCGATTCGGCCGGCGCCGGGTGCTGCTCGCCGGGCTCGGCCTCTTCGGGCTGCTCAGCCTCGGCGTCATACTCGTGCGCTCCACCGGCGAACTCATCGCGCTGCGCGCCGCGCTCGGGGTCGCGGCGGCCGCCATGGCACCGATCACCAACTCGCTGGTCTTCCGCCTCTTCGACAAGCAGGAGCTGCGGATGCGGGCGATGACGGTGATGATCGTCGTCGGCATGTCCGGCTTCATCCTCGGTCCGCTACTCGGCGGCACCGCGCTGGCCCACGTCGCGTGGCAGTGGCTACTGCTGGTCAACGCACCCATCGCCCTGGTCGCCTGCCTCGGGGTCTGGCGCGGCGTCGCCGCCGACCGGCGCGAGGACCTCACCGACGACCGGCTCGACCTGCCGGGCGCGGCGCTGAGCATCACGATGATCGGCCTCGCGTGCTACTCGCTCACCAGCGGCGTCGACCACGGCTGGCTCTCCGCGCTCACCCTCGGCTCCATCGCGGGCGCCGTGCTCGCCGCTGTCGCCTGGGTATGGCGCGAGCGCACCGGCAAGGCACCCATGCTCGACCTGTCCGTCCTGTCCAACGGCACCGTCCGCGGCGCGATCATCGCGCAGATCGGCACCGCGATCGCCATGGCCGCAGTGATGTTCGGGCTGATCCTGCACTTCCAGTACGCCTACGGGTGGAGCCCGGTGCGGGCCGGCCTGGCGAACCTGCCGATGATCGTCACGATGCTGCTCGCGACCCCGCTGCCGGAGTGGCTCGGCAAGCGGTTCGGCCATCGCAGCGCGTGCCTGGTCGGCGCCGCCTGCCTCGCCGGCTCGCTGGCGGGTATGGCGTGGGGCGTCGAGCACGGGTATGTCGCCATCGCGATCTCGATGGTCGTGATGACCGTCGGCCTGCGCACGGTCATGACCATCTGCGCGGTGGCGCTCGTCGACGCGATGCCGGAGAACCGCACCTCGATCGGCACCGCCCTCAACGACACCGCGCAGGAGGTCGGCACCAGCGTCGGCACCGCGATCGTCGGCACCCTCATCGCCGCACTCGTCACCGCAACGCTCCCGGCGGGTGTGTGGAGCAGCGACCTGGTGGCCTCGTTCTTCCACGGTGAGCGGATCACCTACGCGATCCTGGCCGCCGTCGTCGGCTGCATCGCGGCCGTCGGTGCCCTCACACTCACCGACTCGCACAGCGTCGAGGAGAACTGA
- the rpmG gene encoding 50S ribosomal protein L33: MASKSADIRPKITLACTECKERNYVTKKNRRNNPDRIEFMKYCPRDKKHTLHRETR; this comes from the coding sequence GTGGCCAGCAAGAGCGCAGACATTCGCCCCAAGATCACCTTGGCGTGCACCGAGTGCAAAGAGCGCAACTACGTGACGAAGAAGAACCGTCGCAACAACCCCGACCGCATCGAGTTCATGAAGTACTGCCCGCGGGACAAGAAGCACACGCTGCACCGCGAGACCCGCTGA
- a CDS encoding TetR/AcrR family transcriptional regulator yields the protein MTTPQDTRIDGRDARWTAHREQRRRELTEAAIKAIREHGATVGMDEIAAEAGTSKTVIYRHFGDRLGLYLAVCASVDNNVLGDLQQVLDAAGDSAGTPFTGDTRAVIEAVIDSYFTQVERDPEVYRFVVRRPALNVSPEDDPVIGISDTIAGVLQPIFAEALQAAGQPVTAARIWAHGLIGFVRESADRWLADPDRPPREVVVRHLAEFATYGLSGALGLDSRSTT from the coding sequence ATGACGACCCCGCAGGACACCCGGATCGACGGTCGCGACGCCCGCTGGACCGCGCACCGCGAGCAGCGGCGCCGCGAGCTCACCGAGGCCGCGATCAAGGCGATCCGGGAACACGGCGCGACCGTCGGCATGGACGAGATCGCCGCCGAGGCGGGCACCAGCAAGACGGTCATCTACCGGCACTTCGGCGACCGGCTGGGTCTCTACCTCGCGGTCTGCGCCAGCGTCGACAACAACGTCCTCGGCGATCTGCAGCAGGTGCTCGACGCAGCCGGCGACTCGGCCGGCACACCGTTCACCGGCGACACCCGGGCCGTCATCGAGGCGGTCATCGACAGCTATTTCACCCAGGTCGAGCGGGACCCCGAGGTCTACCGCTTCGTGGTCCGTCGACCCGCACTGAACGTCTCCCCCGAGGACGACCCGGTCATCGGCATCAGCGACACCATCGCCGGGGTGCTGCAACCGATCTTCGCCGAGGCGTTGCAGGCAGCAGGCCAGCCTGTCACCGCGGCCCGCATCTGGGCGCACGGCCTGATCGGCTTCGTCCGCGAGTCGGCCGACCGGTGGCTGGCCGACCCCGACCGACCACCGCGTGAGGTGGTCGTCCGACATCTCGCCGAGTTCGCCACCTACGGCTTGTCCGGCGCACTCGGCCTCGACTCCAGGAGTACGACATGA
- a CDS encoding PIN domain-containing protein, with protein MTDCALDASALVMALVGKTDAADRLRERLPGLRLHAPHLIDAEVGNVLRRHELSGRISGAEATAALQAAGALIEHRYPHTGPLADLAWELRANVSFYDALHVALATRLGIPLITADARLSRAPGVTCEIEIV; from the coding sequence GTGACCGACTGTGCGCTCGACGCGTCCGCATTGGTCATGGCTCTGGTCGGCAAGACGGACGCTGCCGACCGGCTGCGGGAACGGCTGCCCGGCCTCCGCTTGCACGCACCGCACCTGATCGACGCCGAGGTCGGCAACGTCCTGCGCCGCCATGAGCTGTCCGGGCGGATCAGCGGGGCGGAAGCGACGGCCGCCCTGCAGGCCGCCGGCGCCTTGATCGAACACCGCTACCCCCACACTGGGCCACTCGCCGACCTTGCCTGGGAGTTGCGGGCAAATGTGAGTTTCTACGACGCGCTCCACGTCGCCCTCGCCACCCGGCTGGGGATTCCGTTGATCACCGCTGATGCTCGCCTCAGCAGGGCGCCCGGCGTCACCTGTGAGATCGAGATCGTCTGA
- a CDS encoding acetyl-CoA C-acetyltransferase, which yields MTTTRDVYVLGGNRIPFVRSGGKYLKAPNQDMLTSALDGLVSRFGLAGERLGEVAAGAVLKHSRDFNLTRESVLGSHLSPTTPAYDVQQACGTGLEAAVLVANKIALGQIDSGIAGGTDTTSDAPLAVNDSLRRTLMKLNYAKTPQQRISALTKIRPGQLAPDQPSNGEPRTGLSMGEHQAITTKEWGITREAQDELAAASHQHLAAAYERGFFDDLLTPYLGVTRDNNLRPDSTPEKLAKLKPVFGKGEGATMTAGNSTPLTDGASVVLLGSKEWAEEHRITPLARFVDAETAAVDYVTGNEGLLMAPPYAIARLLQRGGLTLQDFDFYEFHEAFASTVLCHLAALASDEFCKDKLGLDAPLGEIDRTKLNVNGSSLAAGHPFAATGGRIVASTAKMLHEKGSGRALISICAAGGNGVVAILEAA from the coding sequence ATGACGACGACTCGTGACGTCTATGTCCTCGGCGGCAACCGCATCCCGTTCGTGCGGTCCGGCGGCAAATACCTCAAAGCGCCCAACCAGGACATGCTGACGTCGGCGCTCGACGGCCTGGTCTCCCGCTTCGGCCTGGCCGGGGAGCGACTCGGCGAGGTGGCCGCCGGCGCGGTGCTGAAGCACTCGCGCGACTTCAACCTGACCCGCGAGTCGGTGCTCGGGTCCCACCTGTCGCCGACCACCCCCGCGTATGACGTGCAGCAGGCGTGCGGCACCGGCCTGGAGGCGGCCGTCCTCGTCGCCAACAAGATCGCCCTCGGCCAGATCGACTCCGGCATCGCCGGCGGCACCGACACCACCTCGGATGCGCCGCTGGCGGTGAACGACTCGCTGCGTCGCACGCTGATGAAGCTCAACTACGCCAAGACACCGCAGCAACGGATCTCCGCACTGACCAAGATCCGCCCCGGTCAGCTCGCGCCGGACCAGCCGAGCAACGGTGAGCCGCGCACCGGCCTGTCGATGGGCGAGCACCAGGCGATCACCACCAAGGAGTGGGGCATCACTCGCGAAGCGCAGGACGAACTGGCCGCCGCCAGTCACCAGCACCTCGCCGCGGCCTACGAGCGTGGCTTCTTCGACGACCTGCTGACGCCATACCTCGGGGTCACCCGGGACAACAACCTGCGCCCCGACAGCACACCGGAGAAGCTGGCCAAGCTGAAGCCGGTGTTCGGCAAGGGCGAGGGCGCCACCATGACGGCCGGCAACTCGACACCGCTCACCGACGGCGCCTCGGTGGTGCTGCTCGGCTCCAAGGAGTGGGCCGAGGAGCACCGCATCACCCCGCTCGCGCGCTTCGTCGACGCCGAGACCGCGGCGGTCGACTACGTCACCGGGAACGAAGGCCTGCTGATGGCACCGCCCTACGCGATCGCGCGGCTGTTGCAGCGGGGCGGCCTGACCCTGCAGGACTTCGACTTCTACGAGTTCCACGAGGCGTTCGCCTCCACCGTGCTGTGTCACCTGGCGGCGCTCGCGAGCGACGAGTTCTGCAAGGACAAGCTCGGTCTGGACGCCCCGCTCGGTGAGATCGACCGCACCAAGCTCAACGTCAACGGGTCCTCGCTCGCTGCCGGGCACCCCTTCGCGGCGACCGGTGGGCGCATCGTCGCCTCGACCGCGAAGATGTTGCACGAGAAGGGATCCGGCCGGGCCCTCATTTCCATCTGCGCCGCCGGTGGCAACGGCGTCGTGGCGATCCTGGAGGCAGCATGA
- a CDS encoding AAA family ATPase, producing the protein MTGDQQQQAQQFARDFQAFMEWTQEVSERRNPPVIDQLHEHLGGTDHSVISREWSPVEHVNLQRALDVWRRQDGREVTVVGLSSPRHFSSFGLGELLSGDGLPPLRTGSPDVIDLASGPGQTLACWKRALLLVRDPCGTYALLVNGPQPHEEPDVRIEVAGVDTGAAQALLSDIDRLRSELNVFRGQSIVVESNRMGGLSLSFVQLPPVAREDVILPEEVLGRVDRHALGITAHAQTLRDAGQHLKRGLLLFGPPGTGKTHTVRYLIGRRPDATRLLLQGEALHSVSAVAGLARELAPSVVVLEDVDLVAEDREYGQHNPVLFALLEAMDGSAADSDLLFVLTTNRAEVLERALVQRPGRVDVAVEIARPDGPARARLLELYGADVLAGLPEDDRARVVDRTDGVTASFLKELIRRAVLAAAEEGRADRVSAHDIHTALDDLLDQSQSVTRSLLGLGDHEADDTDDEDGAPVEGPTPGVAPGASYGWFAYAPHARRRYRD; encoded by the coding sequence ATGACGGGGGATCAACAGCAGCAGGCGCAGCAGTTCGCGCGCGACTTCCAGGCCTTCATGGAGTGGACACAGGAGGTGTCCGAACGCCGCAATCCACCGGTGATCGACCAGCTGCACGAGCACCTGGGCGGCACCGACCATTCGGTGATCAGTCGCGAGTGGAGCCCCGTCGAGCACGTCAACCTGCAGCGGGCCCTGGATGTGTGGCGCCGGCAGGACGGCCGCGAAGTCACCGTCGTCGGATTGTCGTCACCACGCCATTTCTCCAGCTTCGGGCTCGGTGAGCTGCTCTCCGGTGACGGCCTACCACCCCTGCGTACCGGGTCGCCCGACGTCATCGACCTGGCGAGCGGGCCCGGGCAGACCCTCGCCTGCTGGAAGCGTGCGCTGTTGCTCGTCCGCGACCCGTGCGGCACGTACGCCCTGCTGGTGAACGGCCCGCAGCCGCACGAGGAGCCCGACGTGCGCATCGAGGTCGCCGGGGTCGACACCGGGGCGGCGCAGGCGCTGCTGTCCGACATCGATCGGCTTCGCAGCGAGCTCAACGTCTTTCGCGGGCAGTCCATCGTGGTGGAGAGCAATCGGATGGGCGGTCTCTCGCTGTCCTTCGTGCAACTTCCGCCGGTGGCACGCGAGGACGTGATCCTGCCGGAGGAGGTGCTCGGCCGCGTCGACCGGCACGCGCTGGGTATCACCGCCCACGCGCAGACGCTGCGCGACGCCGGGCAGCACCTCAAGCGCGGGCTCCTGCTCTTCGGGCCTCCGGGCACCGGCAAGACGCACACCGTGCGCTACCTGATCGGCCGGCGCCCCGACGCGACCCGCCTGCTGTTGCAGGGCGAGGCGCTGCACTCGGTGAGCGCGGTCGCCGGGCTGGCCCGGGAGCTCGCGCCCAGCGTGGTCGTGCTGGAGGATGTGGACCTCGTCGCCGAGGACCGGGAGTACGGGCAGCACAATCCGGTGCTCTTCGCACTGCTGGAGGCCATGGACGGGTCGGCCGCCGACAGTGACCTGCTCTTCGTCCTCACCACCAACCGGGCCGAGGTCCTCGAGCGGGCGTTGGTGCAGCGACCGGGGCGGGTCGACGTCGCCGTCGAGATCGCCCGGCCCGACGGACCGGCCCGGGCGAGACTGCTGGAGCTGTATGGCGCTGACGTCCTCGCCGGGTTACCCGAGGACGACCGTGCGCGGGTTGTCGACCGCACCGACGGGGTGACCGCGTCGTTCCTGAAGGAGCTGATCCGCCGGGCCGTCCTGGCCGCCGCCGAGGAAGGGCGCGCGGACCGGGTGTCGGCGCACGACATACACACCGCTCTGGACGACCTGCTGGATCAGTCCCAGTCGGTGACGCGCTCGCTGCTCGGGCTCGGCGACCACGAGGCCGACGACACGGACGACGAGGACGGTGCACCCGTCGAGGGGCCGACTCCCGGGGTGGCGCCGGGTGCGAGCTACGGCTGGTTCGCCTACGCGCCGCACGCACGGCGTCGCTATCGAGATTAG
- a CDS encoding 3-oxoacyl-ACP reductase: protein MSKDTYSKLVNKNPIGKKVAGQLGLPKPEMLRRYEEGQDLLVGPAAVAGIGDAPVAASASAILKASGAVVMHATPETSYDARLGAIVFDATAARTLDQLDELRATVAPAIKKLGASARLVIIGTTPADLGDAEAAATQQALEGITRSVGKELRRGSTANLLWVDRDAQGDASVLAAPLRFLLSARSAYVDGQPVRVRTADVPDVSDWRHPMRGRIAVITGAARGIGAEIAKVFARAGATLILVDIPASGDALSKVANSLGATALQTDVTSADAGAKIAEAVARKGDKLDVMVHNAGITRDKLFVNTDENRWGSVLDVNLRSQFRINETLLDPSVAGGLADGGRIIAVASISGIGGNRGQANYAASKAGVIGMVRQLSQNLADRQITVNAVAPGFIETEMTAKIPFATREVGRRLNSLLQGGRPGDVGEAIAFFAEPGSAGVTGQVLRVCGQSQLGA, encoded by the coding sequence ATGAGCAAGGACACCTACTCGAAACTCGTCAACAAGAACCCGATCGGCAAGAAGGTCGCCGGTCAGCTCGGGCTGCCGAAGCCGGAGATGCTGCGCCGCTACGAGGAGGGCCAGGACCTGCTGGTCGGACCGGCCGCAGTGGCCGGCATCGGGGATGCACCGGTCGCCGCGTCCGCGAGCGCGATCCTGAAGGCCTCCGGTGCCGTCGTCATGCACGCCACCCCGGAGACGTCGTACGACGCCCGGCTCGGCGCGATCGTGTTCGACGCCACCGCGGCACGCACGCTCGACCAGCTCGACGAGCTGCGGGCCACCGTCGCACCGGCGATCAAGAAGCTCGGTGCCTCGGCCCGGCTGGTGATCATCGGCACCACCCCTGCGGACCTGGGGGACGCCGAGGCGGCCGCCACCCAGCAGGCGCTGGAGGGGATCACCCGCTCCGTGGGCAAGGAGCTGCGGCGCGGCAGCACCGCCAACCTGCTGTGGGTCGATCGGGACGCCCAGGGCGACGCGTCGGTGCTCGCGGCACCGCTGCGCTTCCTGTTGTCGGCGCGGTCGGCATACGTCGACGGCCAGCCGGTGCGCGTTCGCACCGCCGACGTGCCGGACGTCTCCGACTGGCGGCACCCGATGCGCGGGCGGATCGCGGTCATCACCGGTGCCGCACGCGGCATCGGGGCCGAGATCGCCAAGGTCTTCGCGCGCGCGGGCGCGACGCTGATCCTGGTCGACATACCGGCCTCGGGTGACGCGCTCAGCAAGGTCGCCAACAGCCTGGGCGCGACCGCCCTGCAAACCGACGTGACGTCCGCGGACGCCGGCGCCAAGATCGCCGAGGCGGTAGCCCGCAAGGGCGACAAGCTCGACGTGATGGTGCACAACGCCGGTATCACCCGTGACAAGCTCTTCGTCAACACCGACGAAAACCGTTGGGGGAGTGTGCTGGACGTCAACCTGCGCTCGCAGTTCCGGATCAACGAGACACTGCTGGACCCGTCGGTCGCCGGCGGGTTGGCCGACGGCGGACGGATCATCGCGGTCGCCTCGATCAGCGGCATCGGCGGTAACCGGGGGCAGGCCAACTACGCCGCCTCCAAGGCCGGTGTCATCGGCATGGTGCGGCAGCTGTCGCAGAACCTCGCCGACCGGCAGATCACCGTCAACGCGGTCGCGCCCGGCTTCATCGAGACCGAGATGACCGCCAAGATCCCGTTCGCCACCCGCGAGGTCGGCCGGCGGCTCAACTCGCTGCTGCAGGGTGGTCGTCCGGGTGACGTCGGCGAGGCGATCGCGTTCTTCGCCGAGCCGGGCTCGGCGGGCGTCACCGGTCAGGTGCTGCGCGTCTGCGGCCAGAGCCAGTTGGGCGCATAG